In a single window of the Rattus norvegicus strain BN/NHsdMcwi chromosome 6, GRCr8, whole genome shotgun sequence genome:
- the Cox8c gene encoding cytochrome c oxidase subunit 8C, mitochondrial produces the protein MSRLLQFCSSLLRHRVVLFSKPGHSGRLSHSESPQNQVLTPTESVVGIVVFFATFFIPAAYVMSNLKFFKGE, from the exons ATGTCTCGCTTGCTGCAGTTCTGCTCTTCCCTCCTCCGACACCGTGTAGTCCTGTTCTCGAAGCCTGGCCACTCAGGCCGCCTCAGCCACTCAGAAAGCCCACAAAACCAAGTCCTGACACCCACG gaATCGGTTGTTGGAATTGTCGTGTTTTTTGCCACCTTTTTCATCCCAGCTGCGTATGTGATGAGCAACCTGAAGTTTTTCAAAGGCGAGTAG